The nucleotide sequence AAGGGAGACCAACTCAAGCCGCTGATCCTCTTCGAGGAACGCGAGGGGGGCCACCGCGGGGCCACGCACAACCAGATCCCCCCCAACGGCCCGCTCTACCTGCGTCTCGAACGCCAGAAGGGCCGGATCACCGGCGGCATCAGCGAGAACGGCAAGAGCTGGAAGATCCTCAAACCCATGGACACCACCTGGGCCACGGGCCCCATGCAGGTCGGCCTCATGGGCGTCAACACGGCCTCTGAGCCGTGCAAGCTGAGGTACATGGACTACTCGCTGAAGTCAGACTGACCACCACGGCCGTTACCGATCCGACGGCTGAATTCGAGCCGAGAGCTGCTCGCAAAGCCACTGCTCGGACCACAGCCGCCGGACGGCGTTGAATGAGTTCGCCCGGGTCGCGGTGCGGAGATAATCGCGGGGATCTTCGCCGTAGGTCACACCCACGATCACTCGGCCCCCGGACGTGACCGAATACCAATCCGCATCGGTTTGCAGTGCGGCGAGGACGTCCGTGCAGAGCTCTTCGAGTTCTTCGGCGTCCTCGCCGAACGCTCCGCTCTCGACTAGAAAAGCGAGTGCCCCGGCCACCCCACTGCTGTCAGGAAACTCCCCCAACAGCCAACCGTCGTCTGGGTTGGCCCATCG is from Paludisphaera rhizosphaerae and encodes:
- a CDS encoding DUF4303 domain-containing protein, which produces MSMDRSTFAQTLQRAIVEEFRDFRQRYPDETPYAFALILGQVGNWLGYSVATEQGLRRVAADYYVKGYRYQGHAWEAFDDLEKLSAWLRWANPDDGWLLGEFPDSSGVAGALAFLVESGAFGEDAEELEELCTDVLAALQTDADWYSVTSGGRVIVGVTYGEDPRDYLRTATRANSFNAVRRLWSEQWLCEQLSARIQPSDR